One window of the Leptospira koniambonensis genome contains the following:
- the purL gene encoding phosphoribosylformylglycinamidine synthase subunit PurL has product MEKESVSLQDALEHGLTSEEFSKIQEILGRLPNSTELGIFSAMWSEHCSYKNSILQLKTLPTKSDKLLAQAGEENAGAMDIGQGLAVVFKIESHNHPTAVEPYQGAATGVGGIMRDIFTMGARPIVSLNSLRFGNPDEPRNKYLLSRAVKGIGDYGNSLGIAVSGGELFIDECFSKNPLVNAMTVGIVRHDQMASATTGGKVGNAVFIVGSTTGRDGIHGASFASKDLTKESESKRSAVQVGDPFMEKLLMEASLEAIQKKLLIGIQDMGAAGISCATSEMSAKGKSGMKINLDLVPFRETGMNAYEAMLSESQERMLVIPEKGKEEELVAIFKKWNLNAVQIGEVTDTGLLEVYKDGNLKAKIPADTLVLGGGAPRYVRETKRPAYLDQVSTWTPDSTPDLQDKESGKKLLKLLNSWNISSRKPIIEQYDTEVGLVKLIGPGADGGLSAIPDTDMALATATDCNSRFTYLDPYWGAALAVCEAARNVAVTGAEPLGVTNNLNFANPYIPENYYMFSECVRGMGDACRFLGLPVTGGNVSFYNESPEGPIFPTPTIGMVGILDKQKEAVWGAPKKAGLSLALIGKFNPSLGGSEYQKAFLGKVQGQIPKFDLADEKSLLEVLVSLRKNGNLSFAKDLSLGGIGVALAKIVILSGLGIKADLSTIKQSRKDLTLFGESSGSVLIGYEKGKEESIKSLVSSKGLDFYSIGTVESEAKLEIEGYGISTSSNELKSVYESGLEEIFK; this is encoded by the coding sequence ATGGAAAAAGAATCCGTCTCCCTCCAAGACGCTCTCGAACACGGTCTTACCTCAGAAGAATTTAGCAAAATCCAGGAAATCCTAGGCAGACTCCCTAACTCCACAGAACTCGGAATTTTCTCCGCAATGTGGTCGGAGCATTGCTCTTATAAAAATTCTATCCTTCAATTAAAAACTCTTCCTACAAAGTCTGATAAACTTTTGGCCCAAGCGGGAGAAGAGAATGCCGGCGCCATGGATATTGGCCAAGGACTGGCAGTTGTTTTCAAAATAGAAAGCCATAATCACCCTACTGCAGTGGAACCTTACCAAGGTGCAGCCACAGGAGTGGGTGGGATCATGAGAGATATTTTTACAATGGGAGCAAGACCTATTGTATCTTTAAACTCTCTTAGGTTTGGTAACCCAGACGAACCTAGAAATAAATACTTATTATCCAGAGCTGTCAAAGGTATCGGAGATTACGGTAACTCATTAGGTATCGCAGTCTCAGGTGGAGAATTATTCATAGACGAATGTTTTTCCAAAAACCCTTTGGTGAACGCAATGACTGTCGGGATCGTCAGACATGATCAAATGGCAAGCGCAACCACTGGAGGAAAGGTAGGCAACGCAGTATTTATCGTAGGTTCTACTACAGGAAGAGACGGTATCCACGGTGCATCCTTTGCATCTAAAGATCTGACAAAAGAATCAGAATCAAAACGTTCCGCTGTCCAAGTAGGAGATCCATTTATGGAAAAACTACTGATGGAAGCTTCTCTCGAAGCAATCCAGAAAAAACTTTTAATAGGTATCCAAGACATGGGTGCTGCCGGAATTTCCTGCGCTACTTCTGAGATGAGTGCAAAAGGTAAATCCGGAATGAAGATCAATCTAGATCTAGTTCCTTTCCGTGAGACTGGAATGAATGCATATGAAGCAATGCTTTCCGAAAGCCAAGAAAGAATGTTGGTGATCCCAGAAAAAGGAAAAGAAGAAGAGCTTGTTGCCATATTCAAAAAATGGAATCTAAACGCAGTCCAGATCGGAGAGGTCACCGATACCGGATTATTAGAAGTTTATAAAGATGGAAATCTGAAAGCTAAGATCCCAGCTGATACGTTAGTTTTAGGAGGAGGCGCCCCTAGATACGTTAGGGAAACAAAACGTCCTGCGTATTTGGACCAGGTTTCCACTTGGACTCCTGATTCAACTCCTGATCTGCAAGATAAGGAATCTGGCAAAAAACTTCTTAAACTATTAAATTCTTGGAATATATCCTCTAGAAAACCAATCATAGAGCAGTATGATACTGAGGTTGGCCTAGTAAAACTCATCGGACCAGGTGCAGATGGAGGATTATCTGCGATACCTGATACAGATATGGCATTGGCAACTGCAACAGATTGTAATTCCAGATTCACTTATTTGGATCCGTATTGGGGAGCGGCACTCGCAGTTTGCGAAGCAGCAAGAAACGTAGCTGTTACTGGTGCAGAACCTTTAGGTGTGACTAATAACCTGAACTTTGCAAATCCTTATATTCCAGAAAACTATTATATGTTTTCAGAATGCGTCCGAGGAATGGGAGATGCCTGTAGGTTTTTAGGACTTCCTGTCACAGGAGGGAACGTTTCCTTCTATAATGAATCACCAGAAGGGCCGATCTTCCCTACTCCAACTATTGGAATGGTAGGAATTCTGGATAAGCAGAAAGAAGCAGTCTGGGGAGCTCCTAAAAAAGCGGGACTTAGTTTAGCACTAATCGGTAAATTTAATCCAAGCTTAGGCGGAAGCGAATACCAAAAAGCTTTCTTAGGTAAAGTGCAAGGACAGATCCCTAAATTCGATCTTGCAGACGAAAAATCCTTATTAGAAGTTTTGGTTTCTCTTAGAAAGAATGGAAACCTTTCTTTTGCAAAGGATCTTTCTCTGGGAGGGATCGGGGTAGCACTTGCGAAAATTGTAATACTATCCGGACTCGGGATTAAGGCAGACTTAAGCACAATCAAACAATCCAGAAAAGATCTTACACTTTTCGGAGAAAGTTCAGGTTCTGTTCTGATCGGTTACGAAAAAGGAAAAGAAGAAAGTATCAAATCACTTGTTAGCTCCAAAGGTCTGGACTTCTACTCCATTGGAACTGTAGAATCAGAGGCTAAACTCGAGATAGAAGGGTACGGAATTTCCACCTCTTCAAACGAACTAAAATCGGTTTATGAATCCGGTTTGGAGGAAATATTCAAATGA
- a CDS encoding flavin reductase family protein: MSFSTDEFKNSLSHFASGVTVVTFSDTTRAGGLTVSSFSSLSLDPPLVLFSLQKNITSHDPLLASGLFTVNILSSDQQELSNQFASGKIDKHDLIQKLACDLGHNGVPYLNGTLSRIECELEKQVDGGDHTIVIGRVLFAVSDDSKRPLLYYRRNYYNI, translated from the coding sequence ATGTCTTTCAGCACGGACGAATTCAAAAATTCACTCTCTCATTTTGCATCCGGGGTAACTGTGGTTACTTTCTCAGACACCACTAGAGCAGGAGGATTAACCGTTAGCAGTTTCAGCTCGCTTTCATTGGATCCACCTTTGGTGCTTTTTAGCCTTCAAAAGAATATAACAAGCCATGATCCATTACTCGCATCCGGTCTATTCACAGTAAATATCCTGTCTTCTGACCAACAGGAACTATCCAACCAATTCGCATCCGGCAAAATTGATAAACATGATCTGATCCAAAAGTTAGCCTGCGATCTAGGGCATAACGGAGTGCCTTACTTGAACGGAACATTGTCCAGGATAGAATGTGAGCTAGAAAAACAAGTAGATGGAGGAGATCATACCATAGTGATCGGAAGAGTCTTATTTGCTGTATCCGATGATTCCAAGAGACCTCTTTTGTATTACCGTAGGAACTACTACAATATCTGA
- a CDS encoding amidase has protein sequence MSTTKFPFDSYDSIGLADLIRKKKIQPKELLDFSETKIDRFNPELNAVVLNTIDKAREELRSGKLPKGPFHGVPLLIKDLLHHVKGQKITSGSKAYKNYIPSDDSVFVSKLRNAGFLFIGTTNVPEFALMGITEPKFHGPTRNPWDPERTPGGSSGGAGAAVASGMSSIATGSDGGGSIRIPAAYCGLFGLKPTRGRVPVRPYGRVWQGASQDHVLTKSVRDSAAVLDIVSGVGIEEAFSMEKNKTSYLSEAKKSPGKLKIAYSFTSPIGTPVNQDHIDALHDTVKLLKSLGHKLEENSPQVDGKRLAKAYVTMYFGEVASEISRLDKVLGRKAKMGDVESTTWILGLLGRSISAGEFVSAIRYWDEAAYISESFLENYDLYLTPTTAEPPAKIGELAPKLYEEIAMQIIGRIGTGKLLLASGMVDQLVEKNLSRTPFTQLANLTGQPSMSVPLSKTTLGLPIGMLFTSKRGREDLLFRLAGQLEKERPWADIKKT, from the coding sequence ATGAGTACTACAAAATTTCCATTCGATTCCTATGATAGTATCGGCCTCGCTGATCTGATCCGAAAGAAGAAGATCCAGCCCAAGGAATTATTAGATTTTTCTGAAACAAAGATAGATAGATTTAATCCAGAATTGAACGCAGTCGTTTTGAACACAATCGACAAAGCGAGAGAAGAGTTAAGATCCGGCAAGTTACCTAAGGGACCCTTTCATGGAGTTCCACTTCTTATCAAAGATCTATTACATCATGTGAAGGGACAAAAGATTACTTCAGGTTCCAAGGCTTACAAAAATTACATTCCATCGGATGACAGTGTTTTTGTTTCCAAACTTAGAAATGCAGGATTTCTTTTTATAGGAACCACGAATGTTCCTGAATTTGCTTTGATGGGAATTACTGAGCCAAAATTTCACGGACCTACCCGAAATCCTTGGGATCCAGAAAGAACTCCAGGCGGTTCTAGCGGTGGTGCAGGAGCAGCAGTCGCATCCGGAATGAGTTCTATCGCAACTGGTTCAGATGGAGGAGGATCGATCAGGATCCCTGCTGCATATTGTGGATTATTCGGATTAAAACCAACTAGAGGAAGAGTTCCAGTTCGTCCTTACGGAAGAGTTTGGCAAGGTGCTTCTCAGGATCATGTCCTTACAAAATCAGTTAGAGACAGCGCAGCTGTTTTAGATATAGTTTCAGGTGTTGGGATAGAAGAAGCATTCTCCATGGAGAAAAATAAAACTTCTTATCTATCTGAAGCGAAGAAGTCACCAGGTAAACTAAAGATCGCATATTCTTTTACTTCTCCTATTGGAACCCCAGTTAATCAAGATCATATAGACGCGTTACACGACACAGTAAAACTTCTGAAATCATTGGGCCACAAATTAGAAGAAAATTCTCCTCAGGTGGATGGAAAACGTTTAGCAAAAGCATATGTGACTATGTATTTCGGAGAAGTTGCTTCAGAGATCTCTCGCTTAGACAAAGTATTAGGCAGAAAAGCAAAGATGGGAGATGTGGAATCCACTACTTGGATTTTAGGATTACTAGGAAGATCTATATCCGCCGGAGAATTTGTATCTGCGATCCGATATTGGGATGAGGCAGCTTATATCTCGGAATCCTTTTTAGAAAATTATGATCTATACCTAACTCCAACTACTGCAGAGCCTCCTGCTAAAATTGGAGAACTTGCTCCAAAACTATATGAAGAAATTGCAATGCAGATCATCGGAAGAATAGGAACAGGAAAATTACTCTTGGCCAGCGGTATGGTAGACCAACTTGTAGAAAAAAATCTTTCTAGAACTCCGTTTACACAGCTAGCAAATCTAACAGGACAACCTTCCATGTCTGTTCCACTTTCTAAAACGACCCTTGGCCTACCTATCGGAATGTTATTCACTTCCAAAAGAGGAAGAGAAGATCTTCTATTTAGATTGGCCGGTCAGTTAGAAAAAGAAAGGCCTTGGGCAGATATTAAAAAAACCTAA
- a CDS encoding DUF1003 domain-containing protein, which produces MDPEYCCLNPSITDPKDLISFEYINPEVLDLIKTDSRFQEGSRMVSLGELNLATMKYIQGMIQKETSELSSLEEEVKNSLENQELISEDLNQTFQSKLTFGQRVADKVADFGGSWTFILMFGFSMAVWIGINVFFSIWRFDPYPFILLNLLLSTLAAIQAPIIMMSQNRQEAKDRARSEMDYKINLKAELEIRHLHEKIDHILKNQWRRLTEIQQIQMQMMQILGNRK; this is translated from the coding sequence ATGGATCCGGAATATTGTTGTTTAAATCCTTCCATCACAGATCCTAAAGACTTAATTTCTTTCGAATATATCAATCCTGAAGTTTTGGATCTGATCAAAACGGACTCAAGATTTCAAGAAGGCAGCCGAATGGTCTCCTTGGGAGAATTGAATCTGGCTACGATGAAGTATATCCAAGGAATGATCCAAAAGGAAACTTCTGAACTGAGTTCCTTGGAAGAAGAAGTCAAAAACAGCCTGGAAAATCAGGAACTGATCTCAGAAGATCTCAATCAAACATTTCAATCTAAACTGACCTTTGGACAAAGAGTCGCGGATAAGGTGGCTGACTTTGGAGGAAGCTGGACATTCATATTAATGTTTGGATTTTCCATGGCGGTCTGGATCGGGATCAACGTATTCTTTTCCATATGGAGATTCGATCCTTATCCATTCATTTTGCTTAATTTACTTTTATCTACTTTAGCTGCGATCCAGGCCCCTATCATTATGATGAGCCAGAACAGACAAGAAGCAAAAGACAGGGCCAGATCGGAAATGGATTATAAGATCAATCTAAAGGCAGAGCTTGAGATACGACATCTTCATGAAAAGATAGATCATATTCTCAAAAACCAATGGAGAAGGTTAACTGAGATCCAACAAATCCAGATGCAGATGATGCAAATATTAGGAAATCGTAAATAG
- a CDS encoding ankyrin repeat domain-containing protein, with translation MDILAKYGKLRRGSWAVLVFFFSLAIEADTELDKQFLSAVKEGDLRKVELLLNQGATVDAKDDDGRTAIMLADGEDVVEFLIKHGANINAQDVDGNSVLFYRLLPILKVKIPDMDDLAEAKRLIESGALVEYTARKGEDQKPVSLLNMAIRNQSLVLVKFLIENGANPNHDPGGIEEYPLFLAVGGSSSPSNLAIAEYLLANGSKAVFTSRLKDVHSANGTHQIGARNAFHYATEPKQPDLKILDVLAKAGTNLNHRDAEGKTPLMEAIQRKNVSAAQKLIQLGSDLTLADNQGKTVLDLAKEYHLDEIERILAEKLSSKTQ, from the coding sequence ATGGATATATTGGCAAAATACGGCAAACTTAGACGCGGAAGCTGGGCTGTGCTCGTTTTCTTCTTCAGTTTGGCGATCGAGGCCGATACCGAGCTGGACAAACAGTTTTTATCTGCGGTAAAAGAAGGGGACCTTCGTAAGGTAGAGTTACTTCTGAACCAAGGCGCCACAGTGGACGCCAAGGATGATGATGGCCGCACAGCGATTATGCTCGCAGATGGTGAGGATGTAGTTGAGTTTCTCATCAAACACGGAGCAAATATCAATGCTCAGGATGTGGATGGGAACTCCGTATTATTCTATCGTTTACTTCCTATTTTAAAAGTAAAAATACCTGATATGGACGATCTGGCCGAGGCAAAACGACTGATCGAGTCCGGCGCATTGGTGGAATATACCGCTCGAAAAGGTGAGGATCAAAAACCAGTTTCCCTTTTGAATATGGCGATCCGGAACCAAAGCCTTGTTTTAGTAAAATTTTTGATAGAGAACGGTGCGAATCCAAATCATGATCCAGGTGGGATCGAAGAATATCCACTATTCTTAGCAGTGGGAGGTTCTTCTTCTCCTTCTAATTTGGCGATTGCAGAATATTTATTGGCGAATGGTTCTAAAGCAGTGTTCACTAGCAGATTGAAAGATGTTCATTCTGCAAATGGGACTCATCAGATTGGTGCAAGAAATGCATTTCATTATGCTACAGAGCCCAAACAACCTGACCTAAAAATTTTGGATGTTTTAGCTAAGGCTGGGACAAATCTTAATCATAGAGATGCAGAAGGAAAAACTCCTCTAATGGAAGCTATCCAGAGAAAAAATGTTTCTGCCGCACAGAAATTGATCCAACTCGGATCAGACCTTACTCTTGCAGATAATCAAGGTAAGACAGTACTAGATCTGGCAAAAGAATATCATCTGGATGAAATAGAGCGGATTTTGGCCGAAAAACTTTCCTCCAAGACACAATAA
- the ileS gene encoding isoleucine--tRNA ligase — protein sequence MKEEDKKNPYSSTVILPQTDFPMKAGLSTREPDQIKTWQSEKILRKMQEKRKDRPQFILHDGPPYANGNFHTGHALNKILKDMIVKSKFFAGYQTDMIPGWDCHGLPIEVQVLKNLGKKAKEIGPEELRKLCREYAEQFVQKQGQDLSRFLCFWEEGKIYKTMSPDFEAKIVEVFGDLFEKGYVYRGKKPVYWCIELATAHAEAEIEYYPHKSPSIYVKFPIKGQDGKFCLIWTTTPWTLPANLAISFNPKFAYSFYTTPNGEELLLADGLKEAVEKAAEVQLTKKEPVSQEALSKMVFRHPFLDQDSIPLFGEHVTLDAGTGAVHTAPGHGQDDYKIGLAAGLEPYSPVDDYGRYTDEFPMMKGIKVWDANPKIVELLKEKNLLLHYSEFEHSYPHSWRSKKPLIFRATPQWFFQMDYQQLREKSLEAIDKVSWIPNWGITRIRSMVETRPDWCLSRQRNWGVPIPAFTCDNCNETHLDAKSVKFFTDLVRTKGIEIWYSEPADSLLPPDTKCSKCGSSTFRKGKDILDVWFDSGVSNFAVLKERGNEPPADLYLEGSDQHRGWFQSSLWPSMALRGIPPYKSVLTHGYVLDEQGRAMSKSLGNGIDPTTDIINVYGADILRLWVSSQDFRDDVKVGKEGLKIIADNYRKIRNTFRYLLGNLAGHSSDQNLGVSDLEEVDKYYLSKLAQLAEELKNHYENYQFHQVYQKLLLFCTVTLSQDYFEMIRDRMYCDRRDSKTRRSSSTALQIILETLCIFSAPILSFTTEEVWKENGKKESVFTEEFPDLSSFRNKELEAKFEEALKARETVHKSLELARQASKLGKSLEAAVEITSKAESKLQKDFSLEALELIFTVSQVGFEKSGREQLSEYSDEHFSVRVVKPKEEECPRCWRHPAEERHNGLCKRCAAAV from the coding sequence ATGAAAGAAGAAGATAAGAAGAATCCATATTCAAGTACCGTAATACTCCCTCAAACGGATTTTCCAATGAAGGCAGGGCTTTCCACAAGAGAGCCTGATCAGATCAAAACATGGCAGTCAGAAAAGATCCTTCGTAAAATGCAGGAAAAAAGAAAGGATAGGCCTCAGTTCATTCTTCATGACGGACCTCCTTATGCAAACGGTAACTTTCATACAGGACATGCACTTAATAAGATCCTAAAGGATATGATCGTTAAGTCCAAATTTTTTGCGGGATATCAAACAGATATGATCCCTGGCTGGGACTGCCATGGTCTTCCAATCGAAGTACAAGTTCTTAAAAATTTAGGCAAAAAAGCAAAAGAGATCGGCCCGGAAGAATTAAGAAAACTTTGTAGAGAATACGCAGAACAGTTCGTTCAAAAACAAGGGCAGGATCTTTCTCGTTTCTTATGTTTTTGGGAAGAAGGTAAGATCTACAAAACGATGAGCCCCGATTTCGAGGCAAAAATCGTAGAAGTGTTTGGAGATCTATTCGAAAAAGGTTATGTATATAGAGGCAAAAAACCTGTTTATTGGTGTATAGAACTTGCGACCGCTCACGCAGAAGCAGAGATCGAATATTATCCTCATAAGTCCCCATCTATCTATGTAAAATTCCCGATCAAAGGGCAGGATGGAAAATTCTGTTTAATCTGGACCACTACTCCATGGACTCTTCCTGCAAACCTTGCAATTAGTTTTAATCCTAAATTCGCATATTCATTTTATACAACTCCTAATGGAGAAGAATTACTACTTGCAGATGGATTAAAAGAAGCAGTAGAAAAAGCAGCAGAAGTCCAACTCACTAAGAAAGAGCCAGTCTCTCAGGAAGCTCTTTCTAAAATGGTTTTCCGCCATCCATTCTTAGATCAGGATTCTATTCCTCTTTTTGGAGAACATGTAACTCTAGATGCAGGAACAGGGGCGGTTCACACAGCACCTGGTCATGGACAAGACGACTATAAGATTGGTTTGGCTGCAGGTTTAGAACCTTATTCTCCTGTAGATGATTACGGTAGATATACTGACGAATTCCCAATGATGAAAGGGATCAAGGTCTGGGATGCAAATCCTAAGATCGTAGAATTGCTCAAAGAAAAAAATCTACTTCTTCATTATTCAGAATTTGAACATAGCTATCCTCATAGCTGGAGAAGCAAAAAACCTCTGATCTTCCGTGCGACCCCGCAATGGTTTTTCCAAATGGATTACCAACAACTTAGGGAAAAATCCTTAGAGGCAATTGACAAAGTCAGTTGGATCCCTAATTGGGGAATCACCAGGATCCGCTCTATGGTAGAAACAAGACCTGACTGGTGTCTTTCCAGACAAAGAAACTGGGGAGTTCCAATTCCTGCATTCACTTGCGATAATTGTAATGAAACTCATCTAGATGCAAAATCCGTAAAGTTCTTCACTGACTTAGTGAGAACGAAAGGAATAGAGATCTGGTACAGTGAGCCAGCAGATTCACTTCTTCCTCCTGATACAAAATGTTCCAAATGTGGATCTTCTACTTTTAGAAAAGGAAAAGATATTTTAGATGTTTGGTTCGATTCTGGAGTTTCTAATTTTGCAGTTTTAAAAGAAAGAGGCAACGAACCTCCTGCAGATCTATATCTGGAAGGTTCAGACCAACATAGAGGTTGGTTCCAATCCAGCCTATGGCCTTCCATGGCATTGCGTGGAATTCCTCCTTACAAATCTGTCCTTACTCACGGATATGTTTTGGATGAACAAGGAAGAGCGATGTCCAAGTCATTGGGCAATGGAATAGATCCAACTACTGATATTATCAATGTATATGGAGCGGATATACTCAGACTTTGGGTTAGCTCTCAGGATTTCAGAGACGATGTAAAAGTTGGTAAAGAAGGCCTTAAGATCATCGCTGATAATTACAGAAAGATCCGAAACACATTCAGATATCTTTTAGGCAACTTGGCAGGACATTCTTCAGACCAAAACCTCGGTGTTTCCGATTTGGAAGAAGTAGATAAATATTATCTATCCAAACTGGCACAACTTGCAGAAGAACTAAAAAACCATTATGAGAATTACCAGTTCCACCAAGTATATCAAAAACTTCTGTTATTCTGTACTGTAACACTTTCCCAAGATTATTTTGAAATGATCCGGGATAGAATGTATTGTGACAGAAGAGATTCTAAAACAAGAAGATCTTCCTCCACTGCACTCCAGATCATCCTAGAAACTCTTTGTATATTCTCGGCACCCATCTTAAGTTTCACCACGGAAGAAGTTTGGAAAGAGAATGGTAAGAAAGAATCTGTATTTACAGAAGAATTCCCGGATCTTTCTTCTTTCAGGAACAAAGAGCTGGAAGCTAAGTTTGAAGAAGCATTAAAAGCAAGAGAAACAGTTCACAAATCTTTGGAACTTGCGAGACAGGCTAGTAAATTAGGAAAATCTTTAGAAGCAGCAGTGGAAATCACTTCCAAAGCAGAGAGCAAACTTCAAAAAGATTTTTCTTTAGAAGCTCTGGAGCTGATCTTTACAGTTTCTCAAGTAGGTTTTGAAAAATCCGGCAGAGAACAATTGTCCGAATATTCTGATGAACATTTTTCAGTTAGAGTTGTAAAACCTAAGGAAGAAGAATGTCCTCGCTGCTGGAGACATCCTGCAGAGGAAAGACATAACGGTCTTTGTAAACGTTGTGCGGCGGCCGTTTAA
- a CDS encoding leucine-rich repeat domain-containing protein, with protein MRSIQKIGIAYLILCAAFIISDCRRPASEILNEAAKNPNSIEKLDLGLGKLGTVPPTLFNFPNLKWLDLRMNELTSLPENAGDWSNLEHLNIYGNDIEKLPASISKLSKLRFFFAGNNDFVGIPTELPANSIQTIYLDSNKIEFSESDIDIIMGFPKLEVLDLARNRKIASFPKNLGFLASHPKLRLLILKETGLKPSQIESARKLLPKVKIEF; from the coding sequence ATGAGATCCATCCAAAAAATCGGCATCGCCTATTTAATCCTTTGTGCCGCTTTCATTATTTCTGATTGCAGACGTCCTGCTTCTGAAATTTTAAATGAGGCTGCTAAAAATCCAAACTCTATCGAAAAATTAGATTTGGGTTTGGGAAAACTTGGAACGGTTCCTCCTACTCTATTCAATTTTCCAAATCTGAAATGGTTGGACCTTAGAATGAACGAGCTTACATCTCTTCCCGAAAATGCAGGAGATTGGAGTAATTTAGAACATTTGAATATATACGGAAATGATATAGAAAAACTTCCTGCATCTATTTCGAAACTTTCTAAACTCAGATTTTTTTTCGCAGGAAATAACGACTTTGTTGGAATTCCAACAGAACTACCGGCAAATTCTATCCAGACAATCTATCTGGATTCCAATAAGATAGAATTCTCAGAATCTGATATAGATATTATAATGGGATTTCCCAAATTAGAAGTTTTGGATCTGGCTAGAAACAGAAAGATCGCATCCTTCCCTAAAAACTTAGGATTTTTAGCAAGCCATCCTAAACTAAGACTTCTCATCCTAAAAGAGACCGGTTTAAAACCTTCCCAAATAGAATCTGCAAGAAAACTTCTCCCTAAAGTGAAGATAGAATTTTAA